One segment of Sulfobacillus thermosulfidooxidans DSM 9293 DNA contains the following:
- the smc gene encoding chromosome segregation protein SMC produces the protein MYLKSITLYGFKSFAQDTRIALEPGISVIVGPNGGGKSNVIDAIRWALGEQRVKELRAERWEDLLHAGSRSQRAKMAEVTLLFDNHDGEMENWPESLAVTRRYYLSGDSEYLLNGRAVRLKDIVDLFLDSGIGRFNYAIIGQGRVEAALLMKPKERLEQLEEAAGISRYKVKRKETLQHLTDVERNLDRLGDLIADVRQQKDAIAEEARIEKEYLELQHRHSELQMRYQLTQYDLAMREKQEWQETLQTLLAQRQSLQEELQALQIKQEEVDNNRQVMLHELEVVQSGLETRKHSLATVETRVARLEAELEGLEREANGLKQQAQWVAQQLDELDVKYPQHDLDAKIEPDSGADKELQDMEKNVQALQYALNESVRERNQLEQDLQNLENQQQELEKRLARLEGTFQIASTNEDLLSRLESLEQEERELQLEWEKAQKTQNVLREKRQTLQGELAKIVASINSSQKTLWELQAQVKAMKSLEDQAETLPLSVRAVLQARKIHHLEGILGTLSSLITVPVDYSQAIEIALGAQRHDLVTETEWHARQVIEWLKRQRAGRVTILPLDQIRAASIPDRDRALNQQKGVVGWAIDHIDFDERIFPAVSYVLGRVLLIESLDVANAIGRLHQFRYKMVTLDGQVILSGGAISGGSDRGRSNHFPQKTAALVEQINALTQSVARQQQRQEELEGQIAETQRQGEEAQLVVTRYAERLNHLRALLEGGKWNKDQVQELLTSLADHRTRIQEAKQALEQKIHHTHTIDQELAALKEAYNAHRQAYLSSQQVQSHRLELLARYVEEQQRLTQQAQEIDQRRQQLSTQMDEVLRALSAYRVERENMIERIDIESQRIQEYQKTLAQMDHDLQQLGSRIRSIDSEDRKMSGRITYIEQQLLKTTTRWDGYEPPKAEPLPDEEIPRAKTLLDEWQSALDQLGPIRPGVYALFTQLEERLAYLESERHDVELAKNELRETLRQIDHEVDARLAETASQVEEAFKQACLSLLGGEGGFRWIQGDERGIELWIRPPGKKPSTMTLLSGGEKALGGIAWLFALLSVRPSPFVVLDEVEAALDEANAQKVAQYIRAHHGRTQYVIVTHHKSTMTIADALWGVAGDGQGRSRLVSVRIEHTPLAEEG, from the coding sequence ATGTATCTAAAAAGTATCACCCTATATGGTTTTAAATCATTTGCTCAAGATACGCGCATTGCCTTAGAACCCGGCATCAGCGTGATCGTGGGTCCAAACGGGGGCGGCAAAAGTAATGTTATCGACGCCATTCGTTGGGCTCTAGGTGAGCAACGGGTGAAGGAACTACGTGCGGAGCGCTGGGAAGACCTGTTGCATGCAGGCAGCCGAAGCCAGCGAGCGAAAATGGCGGAAGTGACGCTTTTATTTGATAACCATGATGGCGAAATGGAGAATTGGCCTGAGTCCTTGGCAGTCACTCGTCGTTATTATTTATCGGGCGATTCGGAATATCTCTTAAATGGGCGCGCTGTGCGGTTGAAAGATATTGTGGATTTATTTCTAGACAGCGGAATTGGCCGGTTTAATTATGCGATCATTGGGCAAGGCCGAGTTGAAGCGGCATTGTTGATGAAGCCCAAAGAACGGCTAGAACAATTGGAAGAAGCAGCAGGGATTTCTCGGTACAAGGTTAAACGCAAAGAGACGTTGCAGCATTTAACCGATGTTGAAAGGAATTTGGATAGGTTAGGCGATTTGATTGCGGATGTCCGCCAGCAAAAAGATGCCATTGCTGAAGAAGCGCGTATCGAAAAAGAATATTTGGAGTTGCAGCATCGGCACAGTGAACTGCAAATGCGGTATCAATTAACCCAATATGACTTAGCCATGCGCGAAAAACAAGAATGGCAAGAGACTTTACAAACCTTATTAGCACAACGCCAGAGCTTGCAAGAAGAATTACAAGCGCTGCAAATAAAACAAGAAGAAGTTGACAATAACCGGCAAGTGATGCTTCATGAGCTGGAGGTGGTTCAAAGCGGTTTAGAGACGCGTAAACATTCATTGGCTACTGTTGAGACCCGCGTTGCTCGGCTTGAAGCCGAGTTAGAAGGCCTGGAACGGGAGGCTAATGGGCTGAAACAGCAAGCCCAATGGGTTGCACAACAATTGGACGAACTTGACGTAAAATACCCTCAACACGATCTTGACGCGAAAATTGAGCCAGACTCTGGTGCCGATAAAGAACTCCAAGATATGGAGAAGAACGTGCAAGCTTTACAGTATGCGTTAAACGAATCGGTTCGTGAGCGAAATCAACTGGAACAGGACCTGCAGAATTTAGAAAATCAACAGCAAGAGTTGGAGAAACGTTTAGCCCGTTTAGAAGGCACTTTTCAAATAGCGTCGACCAACGAGGATTTACTCTCGCGACTGGAATCCCTTGAACAGGAAGAACGCGAACTTCAATTAGAGTGGGAGAAAGCGCAAAAGACCCAGAACGTGTTAAGAGAAAAACGGCAGACTTTGCAAGGAGAACTGGCAAAAATTGTGGCGTCGATTAATAGCTCCCAGAAAACACTGTGGGAGCTTCAAGCTCAAGTTAAAGCCATGAAATCCTTAGAAGATCAGGCAGAAACTCTTCCTCTTAGTGTGCGGGCGGTTTTGCAGGCACGTAAAATCCATCATCTTGAGGGAATTCTGGGAACGTTGTCCTCGTTGATTACCGTTCCTGTGGACTATTCTCAGGCTATCGAGATAGCTCTGGGCGCTCAGCGTCACGATCTGGTGACGGAAACAGAATGGCACGCGCGTCAGGTTATTGAATGGCTCAAGCGTCAACGGGCTGGACGTGTGACCATCCTTCCCCTGGACCAAATCCGGGCAGCGAGCATTCCCGATCGGGATAGGGCCTTAAACCAGCAAAAGGGTGTTGTGGGGTGGGCGATTGATCATATTGATTTTGATGAGCGGATATTTCCGGCGGTAAGCTATGTGTTGGGCCGCGTTCTGCTTATCGAATCCTTAGATGTGGCCAATGCGATCGGGCGTCTTCATCAATTTCGATATAAAATGGTGACCCTTGACGGTCAAGTGATTTTGTCAGGGGGAGCCATTTCAGGAGGGAGTGACCGCGGGCGCAGCAACCATTTTCCTCAAAAGACAGCGGCACTGGTTGAGCAAATAAATGCCTTAACCCAGTCGGTAGCACGTCAGCAGCAACGCCAGGAAGAACTGGAAGGGCAGATTGCGGAAACCCAACGCCAAGGGGAAGAGGCCCAGCTTGTGGTGACACGATATGCTGAGCGCTTGAATCATTTACGAGCGCTGTTAGAGGGAGGAAAGTGGAACAAAGACCAGGTTCAGGAACTGCTAACATCATTGGCAGACCACCGAACCCGCATCCAAGAAGCCAAACAAGCCTTAGAACAAAAAATTCATCATACTCACACCATTGATCAAGAACTTGCTGCGCTCAAAGAGGCATATAACGCGCATCGTCAAGCCTATTTGAGTTCCCAGCAAGTGCAGAGTCACCGCCTTGAACTGTTGGCTCGGTATGTCGAAGAACAACAGCGGTTGACTCAACAAGCACAAGAAATCGATCAACGGCGGCAACAATTATCAACACAAATGGATGAGGTTCTGCGCGCTCTCTCGGCCTACCGAGTGGAACGTGAAAATATGATTGAGCGAATTGACATAGAATCCCAGCGCATTCAAGAGTATCAGAAAACATTGGCGCAAATGGATCACGATCTCCAACAGCTGGGAAGCCGGATACGATCGATTGATAGTGAGGACCGGAAGATGTCCGGTCGCATCACGTATATTGAACAACAGTTGCTCAAAACCACAACCCGGTGGGATGGATATGAACCGCCCAAGGCCGAACCGTTACCCGATGAGGAAATCCCTCGAGCCAAAACCTTACTCGACGAATGGCAAAGTGCTTTAGATCAACTAGGTCCCATCCGTCCCGGTGTGTATGCCCTCTTTACACAACTAGAAGAGCGTCTGGCGTATTTAGAATCCGAACGACACGATGTCGAGCTCGCCAAAAATGAATTGCGCGAAACCTTACGACAAATTGACCACGAGGTGGATGCACGCCTGGCCGAAACGGCTTCTCAAGTAGAAGAGGCATTTAAGCAAGCGTGTTTATCATTGTTGGGGGGAGAAGGCGGATTTCGATGGATCCAAGGTGATGAAAGGGGGATTGAATTATGGATTCGACCGCCCGGTAAAAAGCCGAGTACCATGACCTTGCTGTCTGGAGGAGAAAAGGCACTAGGAGGGATTGCCTGGCTGTTTGCTTTATTAAGCGTTCGCCCTTCTCCGTTTGTTGTTCTGGATGAAGTCGAGGCGGCTTTAGATGAAGCCAATGCGCAAAAAGTCGCGCAATATATTCGCGCGCATCATGGACGTACCCAATATGTGATTGTCACGCACCATAAATCAACGATGACGATAGCGGACGCCCTGTGGGGCGTGGCTGGGGACGGTCAAGGTCGGAGCCGGTTAGTTTCCGTCCGCATTGAACACACTCCATTAGCAGAGGAAGGATAG